A genomic window from Triticum urartu cultivar G1812 chromosome 7, Tu2.1, whole genome shotgun sequence includes:
- the LOC125525407 gene encoding patatin-like protein 2: MRRPEQSNGPLTLQNPARRALSGCMPSLATPKSPPPAYGSIVTVLSIDGGGVRGIIPGTILAFLEEKLQELDGPDARISDYFDVMAGTSTGGLVTAMLTAPNADGRPLFAAKDLNDFYMEHCPNIFPPVSKRPFGLLKSMTGPKYDGEHLRSVVKELLGDTRVDQTLSNIVIPTFDKAMKDVSKNAFLSDVCIGTSAAPTYLPGHHFETKDEGGKPRAFNLIDGGVASNNPTLLAMTDVSKQILMGNPDFFPIKPVDYGKFMILSLGTGAAKIEEKFDVAECSNWGVLGWLYNRGATPIIDSFSQASTDLVDIHASVLFQALHCEKRYLRIHDDGLNGETASVDVSTPENLNRLVDIGKSLLKRQVCKVNVETGKNEPDSKNRGTNEEELIYFARMLSEERKARLLKEGDLA; the protein is encoded by the exons ATGCGACGGCCGGAGCAGAGCAACGGGCCCCTGACCCTGCAGAACCCGGCGAGGCGGGCGCTCAGCGGCTGCATGCCGTCGCTCGCCACTCCCAAGTCGCCGCCGCCGGCATATGGGAGCATCGTCACCGTGCTGAGCATCGACGGCGGCGGCGTCCGCGGCATCATCCCCGGGACTATCCTAGCTTTCCTCGAAGAAAAGCTCCAG GAGCTTGATGGACCGGACGCGAGGATCTCAGACTACTTCGACGTGATGGCTGGGACGAGCACCGGAGGGTTGGTGACGGCCATGCTCACCGCGCCCAACGCCGACGGCCGTCCGCTCTTCGCCGCCAAGGACTTAAATGACTTCTACATGGAACACTGCCCAAATATCTTCCCTCCGGTCAG CAAAAGGCCTTTCGGATTGTTGAAGAGCATGACCGGACCCAAGTACGATGGTGAGCACCTCCGCTCGGTCGTCAAGGAGCTGCTCGGGGACACGCGAGTCGATCAGACGCTTTCAAACATTGTGATCCCCACCTTTGACA AGGCCATGAAGGATGTCTCCAAGAACGCTTTTCTATCAGATGTCTGCATCGGCACATCTGCCGCACCGACCTACCTCCCCGGCCACCATTTCGAAACAAAGGATGAGGGCGGTAAGCCACGAGCCTTTAACCTCATCGACGGAGGCGTCGCGTCAAACAATCCG ACGTTGTTAGCAATGACCGACGTGAGCAAGCAGATCTTGATGGGAAACCCTGACTTCTTTCCCATCAAGCCGGTAGACTACGGCAAGTTCATGATCCTTTCATTGGGCACCGGGGCGGCTAAGATTGAGGAGAAGTTTGATGTCGCCGAGTGCAGCAACTGGGGCGTCCTCGGGTGGCTATACAATAGGGGTGCCACTCCCATCATCGACAGCTTCAGCCAGGCTAGCACCGACCTCGTCGACATCCATGCCTCTGTGCTTTTCCAGGCGCTTCACTGTGAGAAGCGCTACCTCCGGATCCATGACGATGGGCTCAATGGCGAAACAGCCTCTGTCGATGTGTCCACGCCGGAGAATCTCAACAGGCTCGTTGATATTGGCAAGTCGTTGCTGAAGAGGCAGGTGTGCAAGGTGAACGTCGAAACCGGCAAGAACGAGCCTGACTCAAAGAATAGGGGCACCAATGAAGAGGAGCTGATCTATTTCGCACGCATGTTGTCGGAAGAGCGCAAAGCCAGGCTTCTCAAGGAGGGCGACCTAGCTTGA